A stretch of the Solanum dulcamara chromosome 6, daSolDulc1.2, whole genome shotgun sequence genome encodes the following:
- the LOC129892385 gene encoding pollen receptor-like kinase 4, which translates to MAQATEKNYKNKNKHVILLLIMSLLAFVTTPSEGKLSEPEVLLKFRQSLKFDGDPFSTWDVNVPPCVKENNKPKWNNLFCESGKVYGLNLENLGLSGTIDLDILKDLPNLRTISVFKNKFEGSLPTLNKLPALKSAYFSNNKFSGTIDEKIFEGMNSLKKLHLANNEFTGPLPPIFGDMPNLRELNIQNNKFEGPIPPSYSHLYFPAYDGNDGLCGPPLAKPCNNEEGQKKKESSPSSGWKIALIVVVIVVVIGIIVFILINRRKKNLQQEVVLGGSSLSSSPTSQDQKLIPPSDHLNKMEQGQSSAASTPDRVSHDGGKRAEVAGQKLLFLKDDIEKFDLPDLLKASAEVLGSGVFGSTYKAALSTGPVMVVKRFRHMNKVGREDFHEHMRRLGRLSHKNLLPVIAFYYRKEEKLLVFEYVNNVSLAVYLHGNSKSRGNQSLDWPTRLKIVKGVSKGILYLYNELPSLTSPHGHLKSSNVLLTENFEAVLTDYALLPVVNAEHAHEHMISYKAPELKQSGKINRKTDVWTLGMLILEILTGKFPSNLLGKGTQDSDDLASWVNYVLEKESSSSSEEEVFDKEMKGTKDCESEMMKLLKIGLSCCEVDVEKRWDIKEAVERIEQVKEKADFFSNVATNEADNMHTSR; encoded by the exons ATGGCGCAAGCTACAGAAAAAAactacaaaaacaaaaataaacatGTCATCCTCCTTCTTATCATGTCTTTATTAGCATTTGTGACAACCCCATCAGAGGGGAAACTATCAGAGCCTGAGGTTCTTCTCAAGTTTCGTCAATCTTTGAAGTTCGATGGTGATCCCTTCTCGACATGGGATGTCAATGTACCACCTTGTGTCAAAGAGAACAATAAGCCAAAATGGAACAACCTTTTTTGTGAAAGTGGAAAGGTTTATGGTTTGAATCTTGAAAATCTTGGGTTAAGTGGTACCATTGATTTGGACATACTTAAGGATTTGCCTAATTTGAGAACCATAAGTgtgttcaaaaataaatttgaaggATCTTTACCAACATTAAATAAATTGCCTGCATTAAAGAGTGCTTATTTCTCAAATAACAAGTTCTCTGGGACAATTGATGAAAAGATTTTTGAAGGGATGAATTCATTAAAGAAACTTCACCTAGCAAATAATGAATTTACAGGACCACTCCCTCCCATATTTGGTGACATGCCAAATCTCAGGGAGTTGAATATTCAAAACAATAAGTTTGAGGGTCCAATTCCTCCTTCCTATTCACATCTATATTTTCCTGCTTATGATG GCAATGATGGTCTTTGTGGTCCACCTTTAGCAAAACCATGCAACAATGAAGAGggacaaaaaaagaaagaatcatCACCATCATCAGGTTGGAAGATTGCCCTTATTGTGGTTGTAATAGTTGTAGTGATAGGCATTATTGTGTTTATACTCATCAACCGTCGCAAGAAaaatctccaacaagaagtAGTACTAGGAGGATCATCACTAAGTTCCTCACCAACAAGTCAAGACCAAAAACTAATCCCTCCATCTGATCATCTAAACAAAATGGAACAAGGACAATCTTCTGCTGCATCTACTCCTGATCGCGTGTCTCATGATGGCGGAAAAAGAGCTGAAGTTGCTGGACAAAAACTTCTCTTCTTGAAAGATGACATTGAGAAATTTGACTTGCCTGATTTGTTGAAAGCCTCTGCTGAAGTTTTAGGAAGTGGAGTGTTTGGTTCAACTTACAAAGCTGCACTTAGTACTGGTCCTGTCATGGTTGTCAAGAGGTTTAGACATATGAACAAAGTTGGCAGAGAAGATTTCCATGAACATATGAGAAGGCTTGGAAGATTGAGCCATAAGAACTTGCTTCCTGTTATTGCTTTCTATTATAGGAAAGAAGAGAAGCTTCTTGTCTTTGAGTATGTCAACAATGTCAGCCTTGCTGTTTATCTTCATG GTAATAGCAAATCACGTGGTAACCAAAGTCTTGATTGGCCAACTCGTTTGAAAATTGTTAAAGGAGTAAGCAAAGGAATTTTGTACCTTTATAATGAGCTACCAAGCTTGACATCACCTCATGGTCACCTCAAGTCCTCAAATGTTCTTCTAACTGAAAACTTTGAGGCAGTTCTCACAGACTATGCTTTACTACCAGTTGTGAATGCAGAACATGCTCATGAACACATGATCTCATACAAAGCACCAGAGTTGAAACAATCAGGCAAAATCAACAGAAAAACTGATGTTTGGACACTTGGTATGTTAATCTTAGAGATCTTAACTGGAAAATTCCCTTCAAATCTTTTAGGAAAAGGAACTCAAGATAGCGATGATTTGGCGAGTTGGGTGAACTATGTTCTTGAAAAggaatcatcatcatcatcagaaGAAGAGGTGTTTGATAAAGAGATGAAAGGAACAAAAGATTGTGAGAGTGAAATGATGAAGCTATTGAAGATTGGGCTAAGTTGTTGTGAGGTTGATGTGGAGAAGAGATGGGATATAAAAGAGGCAGTTGAGAGGATTGAGCAAGTAAAAGAGAAAGCTGATTTCTTCTCTAATGTTGCAACTAATGAAGCTGACAATATGCATACTTCAAgatga